In Pollutimonas sp. M17, a single genomic region encodes these proteins:
- a CDS encoding winged helix-turn-helix domain-containing protein, translating to MKDNTRPADIYLRFLSLAEALRGLPSLDPLEERILSLVARKVQEASRLSVRDIMAIDSLGSPATIHGRLKSMREKGWIELADTDDARRKQVALTSAALRHFDMLSTCMVQAAKTRIE from the coding sequence ATGAAGGACAATACACGCCCAGCCGATATTTACTTGCGTTTCCTGAGCCTGGCCGAAGCCTTGCGCGGGCTTCCCTCGCTTGACCCGCTGGAAGAGCGGATACTTTCACTGGTGGCTCGCAAGGTGCAGGAAGCCAGCCGCCTGTCGGTGCGCGACATCATGGCGATCGATAGCCTGGGCTCGCCGGCCACCATTCATGGCCGGCTCAAGTCGATGCGTGAAAAAGGCTGGATAGAGCTCGCCGATACGGATGACGCCAGGCGCAAGCAGGTTGCGCTGACGTCGGCCGCGCTGCGCCACTTCGACATGCTGTCCACCTGCATGGTCCAGGCGGCAAAAACCCGCATCGAATGA